The following coding sequences are from one Nonlabens arenilitoris window:
- a CDS encoding SusC/RagA family TonB-linked outer membrane protein, giving the protein MKLFLHKMLLGIFLLAAQLTFAQSNQISGTVSDESGEPLLGVSVLIKGSTTGTQTDINGKYSLVASSGNVIVFSYLGLKDQEVTVAEETTINVTLVEDAESLGQVVIVAQGVKAKPRSLTYSVQTVTSDELDRSKETNVVNALSAKAAGVQVTASSGSVGASANIRIRGNSSILGNNGPLFIVDGVPIDNSSTSEDPSDPGNSPLSGTDFSNRAVDLNSADIETVTVLKGLSAQALYGIRAANGVILITTKKGRSGKTKVSITSNTSFSQYNKVPTLQRKYSQGGVVGGVLTYRGPETFEGDSWGPAISTLEFDGATDYPFDSNGRLVPVGTGNGQAANAYDHYDFFKTGVLQENNFSVSGGSEKVQFRGNIGRLTQTGISPNEEFDRNTFRADINAQLDDKFDLELSGQYSESGGNRVQRGSNISGIMLGLIRSTPTFDNGNGLTGQDAADNQSSYFYDIAGQELPGQRSYRDGIYNNPYFTVAQNKNLDDVSRFIGKMALSYKINDENTLKGSLSVDKYTDVRKSGFNLIDASFGEGRVLNDNISNQDLNWNLILTGSKQISEDLGVSYLAGYDGYRTRFSRRSVIGDGLTIPSFFDISNAGSINAFESGEYGKTLIGAFVQGTFNYKDLIYVTPTFRNDWSSTLPVDNNSFQSYSLGTSFVFTELMDNEESFLDYGKFRMSYGSVGSDAPLFATGTVFGGSFIGGDGFIQGTQFPAYDTVSYERSVVAGNPNLKPESLTEFETGIELKMLDNRLRVDLAYYSKTSKDVIIPVSVSSGSGFTSKFENIAEISNKGVEVVLSGTPIRTEDFKWNVDVNWTTYENMVEELAPGVEEITLAGFSSTRSTAVAGQPYGAIYGSRFQRDENGDFLIDADGYPLAEATDGVVGDPTPDWQAGISNTFTYKDLSLSFLIDIRKGGDVWCGTCGIIDYFGTSDRTLAREDSRVFQGTVAATGQPNTQSVALYDTTISENNNFWRRYGFGGLSESNIYDGSWVRLREVTLSYSLPSSLLSKTFIDNASISVYGRNLWLSTDYPGVDPETNLAGDSNGIGLDYFNQPNTKSYGVNLRLNF; this is encoded by the coding sequence ATGAAACTATTTCTACACAAAATGCTATTAGGTATATTCCTACTAGCGGCGCAGTTAACTTTTGCGCAAAGCAATCAGATTTCTGGTACGGTATCAGACGAATCTGGAGAACCTTTATTAGGTGTGAGTGTTCTAATTAAGGGATCAACAACAGGAACACAAACAGATATAAATGGAAAGTACAGTCTAGTAGCATCATCAGGAAATGTCATCGTATTTTCTTATTTAGGTTTGAAAGATCAAGAAGTCACCGTTGCTGAAGAAACAACTATTAACGTAACACTGGTGGAAGATGCTGAATCACTAGGACAAGTTGTAATTGTAGCACAAGGTGTAAAGGCTAAACCTAGATCTTTAACTTATTCAGTTCAAACGGTTACTTCAGACGAGTTAGATAGATCAAAGGAAACTAATGTGGTCAATGCTTTAAGTGCAAAAGCTGCAGGTGTTCAAGTAACTGCCTCTTCTGGATCGGTAGGAGCTTCTGCAAATATTCGAATTAGAGGAAACTCATCAATACTAGGAAACAATGGCCCTTTATTTATTGTGGATGGTGTACCTATTGATAATTCTTCAACCAGTGAAGATCCATCAGATCCAGGAAATTCTCCATTAAGCGGTACTGATTTCTCTAATCGCGCAGTAGATTTAAACTCTGCAGATATTGAAACCGTTACTGTTTTAAAAGGTTTATCTGCTCAAGCACTTTACGGGATTCGTGCTGCAAACGGTGTGATATTAATTACTACGAAAAAAGGAAGGTCTGGAAAAACGAAAGTATCCATAACTTCTAACACATCATTCTCACAATATAATAAGGTTCCAACTTTACAACGTAAATACTCCCAAGGTGGTGTTGTAGGTGGCGTTCTTACTTATAGAGGTCCTGAAACATTTGAAGGTGATTCTTGGGGACCAGCAATTTCAACTCTTGAATTTGATGGCGCAACTGACTATCCATTTGATAGTAATGGTCGACTTGTACCTGTTGGAACAGGTAATGGTCAAGCAGCAAATGCGTATGACCATTATGACTTTTTCAAAACTGGAGTATTACAAGAAAACAATTTTTCAGTTAGTGGAGGATCTGAAAAAGTACAATTCAGAGGAAACATAGGTAGATTAACGCAAACAGGTATATCACCTAATGAGGAATTTGATCGTAACACTTTTAGAGCAGACATAAATGCTCAATTAGATGATAAGTTTGACTTAGAACTTTCAGGACAATATTCAGAATCTGGTGGTAATAGAGTACAAAGAGGTTCAAACATTTCAGGAATTATGCTTGGACTTATAAGAAGCACACCAACTTTTGATAATGGTAATGGATTAACTGGTCAAGATGCGGCAGATAATCAATCATCTTATTTTTATGATATCGCAGGTCAAGAATTACCTGGTCAACGTAGCTATCGAGATGGAATTTACAATAATCCATATTTTACAGTAGCTCAAAATAAAAACCTAGATGATGTAAGTAGATTTATAGGAAAGATGGCTCTATCATATAAAATTAACGATGAAAATACTTTAAAAGGATCGTTATCTGTAGATAAGTACACTGATGTACGTAAGTCAGGTTTTAATTTAATTGATGCTTCATTTGGAGAAGGACGTGTTTTAAATGATAACATCTCTAACCAAGATCTTAACTGGAATTTAATTTTAACGGGATCTAAACAAATAAGTGAAGATCTAGGAGTATCTTATCTAGCTGGTTATGATGGTTACAGAACAAGATTCTCTAGAAGAAGTGTAATAGGAGATGGATTAACAATACCAAGCTTCTTTGATATTAGCAATGCAGGTTCTATTAATGCTTTTGAATCAGGTGAATATGGTAAAACGTTAATTGGTGCTTTTGTTCAAGGTACTTTTAACTATAAAGATTTAATATATGTAACGCCAACATTCCGTAATGACTGGTCCTCAACATTACCTGTAGATAATAATTCCTTTCAATCTTACTCTTTAGGAACAAGCTTTGTTTTCACCGAGTTAATGGACAATGAAGAATCATTTCTTGATTACGGTAAATTTAGAATGTCATATGGTAGTGTAGGTAGTGATGCTCCATTATTTGCTACCGGAACTGTTTTTGGCGGAAGCTTTATAGGAGGTGATGGATTTATTCAAGGAACTCAATTCCCTGCCTATGATACCGTTTCTTATGAGCGCTCAGTTGTAGCTGGAAATCCAAATTTAAAGCCAGAGAGTCTCACAGAATTTGAAACTGGTATCGAATTAAAAATGCTAGATAATAGATTAAGAGTAGATCTAGCGTACTACAGTAAAACTTCTAAGGATGTAATCATTCCTGTAAGTGTGTCGTCGGGATCTGGATTTACAAGTAAATTTGAAAACATTGCAGAAATATCAAATAAAGGTGTAGAGGTTGTATTATCCGGAACACCTATAAGAACTGAGGATTTCAAATGGAATGTAGACGTAAATTGGACAACATATGAAAATATGGTCGAAGAACTTGCTCCAGGTGTAGAAGAAATTACACTAGCTGGTTTTTCTAGTACAAGATCAACTGCTGTAGCCGGTCAACCTTATGGCGCAATTTATGGAAGTCGTTTTCAAAGAGATGAAAACGGAGACTTTTTAATAGATGCAGATGGATACCCTTTAGCAGAAGCTACTGATGGTGTAGTTGGTGATCCTACTCCAGACTGGCAAGCAGGTATAAGTAATACATTTACTTATAAAGATCTTTCTCTTTCTTTTCTTATCGATATCAGAAAAGGTGGTGATGTATGGTGTGGAACATGTGGGATAATTGACTATTTTGGTACTTCAGATCGTACACTAGCTAGAGAAGACAGTAGAGTTTTTCAAGGAACTGTAGCTGCTACAGGGCAACCTAATACCCAATCCGTAGCATTATATGACACTACAATATCTGAAAATAATAACTTCTGGAGAAGATATGGTTTTGGTGGTTTATCAGAAAGTAATATCTACGATGGATCTTGGGTTAGACTTAGAGAAGTAACCTTAAGTTACTCACTTCCATCTAGCTTGTTAAGCAAAACCTTTATTGACAACGCTTCTATTTCAGTATATGGTAGGAACTTATGGTTAAGTACGGATTATCCAGGTGTTGATCCAGAAACAAATTTAGCCGGAGACAGTAATGGTATTGGTCTAGATTACTTCAACCAACCTAACACAAAAAGTTATGGTGTTAACTTACGACTTAACTTCTAA
- a CDS encoding SusD/RagB family nutrient-binding outer membrane lipoprotein, with protein sequence MKKLNILIGLLFLSTVSCTITDDNIDPNNPNETQVNAGAIYPGMIAQSHKNLVAINARVAGIVVQHYEGLDAQQIAYGQYNITESDTDDYWDGGLYGGGAMSDCFVIMNNNDGDVSALAKLYMAANLGMATSMWGDVPYSDAFTGDQGNFTPTYDVQENIYTTIQTLLTESINDGVSAGVGEFYGAGSSNTDWEKTAHALKARYFLHLTKKQGNTAAASALAEVQLALTDNSEAPVFTFTNPVQNSNPLYAFESQRPATLGIGSTLTTMMTGDPRLPFYTTNGTDFADATGLFWGQPDSPTPLISYWEVKFIEAEAIIKTGGSDADALAALQDAVEANMLFVGVSQADSDAYTSSIALSGTTDDKIETIINEKYKSMYGNSSTEAWNDYRRTGFPTLVASPDAVASVNPSLVVPRRFLYPISERQTNRENYEAAISAQGGHLLDNDIWVYE encoded by the coding sequence ATGAAAAAACTAAATATATTAATAGGGTTATTATTCTTATCTACAGTATCATGCACTATTACAGACGACAATATAGACCCTAACAATCCTAACGAGACACAAGTCAATGCAGGAGCAATTTATCCTGGGATGATAGCTCAATCTCACAAGAATCTTGTAGCTATTAATGCAAGAGTAGCTGGCATAGTAGTTCAACATTATGAAGGGTTAGATGCTCAACAAATAGCCTACGGTCAATATAACATTACAGAAAGCGATACCGATGATTATTGGGATGGTGGTCTTTATGGTGGTGGTGCTATGTCTGACTGTTTTGTAATCATGAATAATAATGATGGTGATGTATCTGCATTAGCAAAATTATACATGGCAGCAAATTTAGGAATGGCTACATCTATGTGGGGTGACGTACCGTATAGTGATGCTTTCACTGGTGATCAAGGTAACTTCACACCTACCTATGATGTTCAAGAAAACATATATACTACTATACAAACATTATTAACAGAATCTATTAATGATGGTGTAAGTGCTGGAGTAGGTGAATTTTACGGTGCCGGATCTTCAAATACTGACTGGGAAAAAACAGCACACGCGCTTAAGGCCAGATACTTTTTACACTTAACTAAAAAACAAGGTAATACAGCTGCAGCAAGCGCTCTGGCTGAAGTTCAACTTGCATTAACTGATAATAGCGAAGCTCCTGTTTTTACTTTTACAAATCCAGTTCAAAACTCAAATCCATTATATGCATTTGAGAGCCAACGTCCAGCAACGCTAGGCATAGGAAGTACACTAACAACAATGATGACAGGTGATCCTAGACTTCCATTTTACACAACTAATGGAACTGACTTTGCAGACGCTACTGGATTATTTTGGGGACAACCAGATAGCCCTACTCCATTAATATCTTACTGGGAAGTAAAGTTTATTGAAGCAGAAGCTATAATAAAAACAGGTGGTTCTGACGCTGATGCATTAGCCGCTCTTCAAGATGCAGTAGAAGCTAATATGTTATTTGTAGGTGTTTCTCAGGCAGACTCTGATGCATATACTTCATCAATTGCACTTTCAGGAACTACTGATGATAAAATCGAGACTATAATTAATGAAAAATACAAGTCAATGTATGGAAATTCTTCAACTGAAGCATGGAACGATTATAGAAGAACTGGTTTCCCAACATTAGTTGCAAGTCCAGATGCCGTTGCGAGTGTTAATCCTAGTTTAGTAGTTCCTCGTAGATTTTTATATCCAATATCTGAAAGACAGACCAATCGTGAAAATTATGAAGCAGCAATCAGCGCACAAGGCGGTCATCTATTAGATAACGACATATGGGTTTACGAGTAA